Proteins encoded in a region of the Nicotiana tomentosiformis chromosome 9, ASM39032v3, whole genome shotgun sequence genome:
- the LOC104086904 gene encoding plant UBX domain-containing protein 11 isoform X1, producing MERPLSSLVFNGSIIEAITEAKQQKKLFLVYVSGGNMESNQLDASTWLDPRVADSIAKYCILLHILEESTDAKNFSALYPQMAAPCITAIGYNGVQLWQHEGFVSADNLASSLEKAWLSLHVQETTATFLTAALASKKELVSGASSVTSEVGSSSNAQVSPAQAETQIQSSMATSANNNQIVEEEDCGRAATEIDSLVIDMASHGSADAFESRVGEFNESTGAITIAEKPLDLVEVDSTKTIGAYSMSKENPDLHDQHMYPNEEAPGEMAKKARKGPEIKIVEDATAEKADFSDASSNRSHDVYLNIRLPSGSSLQVKFLVMDTLRMVKDYVDKNQTSSFGSYDLAVPYPRKVFDDGDLNRTLSDLGLHNRQALIIVRHNKVNVSPLHGQSSSAESNHSAIGFNEGYFSMIRRLISYVNPLSYLGGSSNTSDAAQGSQNSIWQYGPNPTPQNNQTLACKPYQTPITSTTNNRSTKPASSRFGSNIHTLKHDEDENQFGDKNTFWNGNSTQFGGDDNSK from the exons GTGGCAATATGGAATCAAATCAATTGGATGCATCAACTTGGCTGGACCCAAGA GTTGCTGATTCTATAGCAAAATACTGCATTTTGTTGCACATCCTAGAAGAAAGTACTGATGCCAAAAACTTCTCAGCACTGT ATCCACAGATGGCCGCCCCTTGTATTACAGCTATTGGATACAATGGTGTTCAACTTTGGCAACATG AGGGTTTTGTTTCTGCTGATAATCTTGCATCTAGTCTTGAGAAGGCGTGGTTAAGTCTTCATGTTCAG GAGACAACAGCTACTTTCTTGACTGCTGCACTTGCTTCAAAGAAAGAGCTTGTATCTGGAGCTTCTTCTGTAACCTCTGAAGTAGGGAGTTCTTCAAATGCTCAAGTTTCACCAGCTCAGGCAGAGACACAGATACAATCTTCAATGGCTACATCGGCTAACAACAATCAGATAGTAGAGGAAGAGGATTGTGGACGTGCTGCTACA GAGATAGATTCCTTGGTGATTGACATGGCTTCTCATGGATCAGCAGATGCTTTTGAATCCAGAGTTGGCGAGTTCAATGAGTCTACCGGTGCGATCACAATAGCAGAAAAGCCACTTGATCTTGTGGAGGTAGATTCAACCAAGACTATAGGTGCATATTCAATGTCAAAAGAGAATCCTGATTTGCATGATCAACACATGTATCCTAATGAGGAAGCTCCCGGAGAGATGGCCAAGAAGGCAAGGAAAGGTCCTGAGATAAAAATAGTTGAAGATGCAACTGCTGAGAAAGCTGATTTTTCAGATGCCTCGTCAAATAGATCTCACGATGTTTATTTAAACATTAGATTACCTAGCGGTTCAAGTTTACAAGTGAAGTTCCTTGTTATGGATACTTTAAGAATGGTCAAGGACTATGTTGATAAAAACCAAACAAGCAGCTTTGGTTCTTACGATCTAGCAGTTCCTTATCCCCGCAAGGTTTTTGATGATGGAG ATCTAAATAGAACATTGTCAGATTTGGGTTTACACAATAGACAAGCACTTATAATCGTTCGTCATAACAAAGTGAACGTTTCACCATTGCATGGTCAAAGCAGTTCTGCTGAGAGTAACCATTCAGCAATTGGATTCAATGAAGGTTATTTTTCTATGATCAGAAGGCTCATTTCGTATGTGAATCCCTTATCTTATCTTGGTGGAAGTTCCAACACATCAGACGCTGCTCAGGGTTCTCAAAATAGCATATGGCAATATG GTCCAAACCCCACACCTCAGAATAATCAGACGTTGGCGTGTAAACCATACCAAACTCCTATAACTTCCACAACTAATAACAGAAGTACGAAGCCAGCTTCATCTCGCTTTGGAAGCAACATCCACACTCTGAAACATGATGAAGACGAGAATCAGTTTGGTGACAAAAACACATTCTGGAATGGTAACTCTACTCAGTTTGGTGGTGATGACAACAGTAAATAA
- the LOC104086904 gene encoding plant UBX domain-containing protein 11 isoform X2, which yields MERPLSSLVFNGSIIEAITEAKQQKKLFLVYVSGGNMESNQLDASTWLDPRVADSIAKYCILLHILEESTDAKNFSALYPQMAAPCITAIGYNGVQLWQHEGFVSADNLASSLEKAWLSLHVQETTATFLTAALASKKELVSGASSVTSEVGSSSNAQVSPAQAETQIQSSMATSANNNQIVEEEDCGRAATEIDSLVIDMASHGSADAFESRVGEFNESTGAITIAEKPLDLVEVDSTKTIGAYSMSKENPDLHDQHMYPNEEAPGEMAKKARKGPEIKIVEDATAEKADFSDASSNRSHDVYLNIRLPSGSSLQVKFLVMDTLRMVKDYVDKNQTSSFGSYDLAVPYPRKVFDDGDLNRTLSDLGLHNRQALIIVRHNKVNVSPLHGQSSSAESNHSAIGFNEGYFSMIRRLISYVNPLSYLGGSSNTSDAAQGSQNSIWQYVLSPHDMQVQTPHLRIIRRWRVNHTKLL from the exons GTGGCAATATGGAATCAAATCAATTGGATGCATCAACTTGGCTGGACCCAAGA GTTGCTGATTCTATAGCAAAATACTGCATTTTGTTGCACATCCTAGAAGAAAGTACTGATGCCAAAAACTTCTCAGCACTGT ATCCACAGATGGCCGCCCCTTGTATTACAGCTATTGGATACAATGGTGTTCAACTTTGGCAACATG AGGGTTTTGTTTCTGCTGATAATCTTGCATCTAGTCTTGAGAAGGCGTGGTTAAGTCTTCATGTTCAG GAGACAACAGCTACTTTCTTGACTGCTGCACTTGCTTCAAAGAAAGAGCTTGTATCTGGAGCTTCTTCTGTAACCTCTGAAGTAGGGAGTTCTTCAAATGCTCAAGTTTCACCAGCTCAGGCAGAGACACAGATACAATCTTCAATGGCTACATCGGCTAACAACAATCAGATAGTAGAGGAAGAGGATTGTGGACGTGCTGCTACA GAGATAGATTCCTTGGTGATTGACATGGCTTCTCATGGATCAGCAGATGCTTTTGAATCCAGAGTTGGCGAGTTCAATGAGTCTACCGGTGCGATCACAATAGCAGAAAAGCCACTTGATCTTGTGGAGGTAGATTCAACCAAGACTATAGGTGCATATTCAATGTCAAAAGAGAATCCTGATTTGCATGATCAACACATGTATCCTAATGAGGAAGCTCCCGGAGAGATGGCCAAGAAGGCAAGGAAAGGTCCTGAGATAAAAATAGTTGAAGATGCAACTGCTGAGAAAGCTGATTTTTCAGATGCCTCGTCAAATAGATCTCACGATGTTTATTTAAACATTAGATTACCTAGCGGTTCAAGTTTACAAGTGAAGTTCCTTGTTATGGATACTTTAAGAATGGTCAAGGACTATGTTGATAAAAACCAAACAAGCAGCTTTGGTTCTTACGATCTAGCAGTTCCTTATCCCCGCAAGGTTTTTGATGATGGAG ATCTAAATAGAACATTGTCAGATTTGGGTTTACACAATAGACAAGCACTTATAATCGTTCGTCATAACAAAGTGAACGTTTCACCATTGCATGGTCAAAGCAGTTCTGCTGAGAGTAACCATTCAGCAATTGGATTCAATGAAGGTTATTTTTCTATGATCAGAAGGCTCATTTCGTATGTGAATCCCTTATCTTATCTTGGTGGAAGTTCCAACACATCAGACGCTGCTCAGGGTTCTCAAAATAGCATATGGCAATATG TACTGTCTCCTCATGACATGCAGGTCCAAACCCCACACCTCAGAATAATCAGACGTTGGCGTGTAAACCATACCAAACTCCTATAA